A genomic window from Bordetella genomosp. 9 includes:
- a CDS encoding SDR family NAD(P)-dependent oxidoreductase, translated as MHTQTKVAIVTGASQGIGAGIVRGYRKQGYAVVANSRNIEAGEDTDVIAVPGDIADRAVANKVVATALERFGRIDTLINNAGIFVSKPFTEYTEEDYTNVVNVNLGGFFHITQCALQQMAKQEHGHIVQITTTLVEQPLSNVPAGLASLTKGGLAAVTRGLAIEYARKGIRVNAVAPGIIKTPMHAPETHEFLDGLHPVGHMGDIADIVEAILYLERAGFVTGETINVDGGQHAGHW; from the coding sequence ATGCATACGCAAACCAAAGTCGCCATCGTGACCGGCGCATCCCAAGGCATAGGCGCCGGCATCGTGCGGGGCTACCGCAAGCAGGGTTATGCCGTCGTCGCGAATTCCCGCAATATCGAGGCGGGCGAGGATACGGACGTGATCGCCGTTCCCGGCGACATCGCCGATCGAGCCGTCGCGAACAAGGTCGTCGCCACCGCGCTGGAGCGATTCGGACGCATCGATACGTTGATCAACAATGCCGGGATTTTCGTCAGCAAGCCCTTCACCGAATACACGGAAGAAGACTATACGAACGTCGTCAATGTGAACCTGGGTGGTTTTTTCCACATTACGCAGTGCGCGCTGCAGCAGATGGCGAAGCAGGAACACGGGCATATCGTCCAGATCACCACGACGCTGGTCGAACAGCCCCTGTCCAACGTACCCGCGGGCCTGGCTTCGCTGACCAAGGGTGGACTGGCGGCGGTGACGCGCGGCCTGGCCATCGAGTATGCGCGCAAGGGCATACGGGTCAATGCCGTGGCGCCCGGGATCATCAAGACACCCATGCACGCGCCGGAAACGCATGAATTCCTGGATGGCCTGCACCCGGTCGGCCATATGGGCGACATCGCGGATATAGTCGAAGCGATCCTGTATCTGGAACGGGCCGGCTTCGTGACTGGCGAGACCATCAATGTCGATGGCGGCCAGCACGCGGGGCATTGGTAG
- a CDS encoding MBL fold metallo-hydrolase yields MRETTLSLTLVGGPTVLIEYGSIRLLTDPTFDAPGHYQLPSLSFEKTSGPALTRDEVGRLDAVLLSHDQHIDNLDISGRAMLGSVGKTFTTQAGAQRLGGNAIGLAPYETCTLHGAGGETLLVTATPARHGPIGIEPISGDVVGFALGRQQPGDLLYVTGDTVWYEGTAEVARRFDPKVVVLFTGAAEPRGRFHMTMGSEGAIEAAHAFPNAALVSAHSEGWMHFRESQEQLADVFQKLNLAGRLTPFDKGTPVRFPIPA; encoded by the coding sequence ATGCGCGAAACGACGCTGAGCCTGACCCTGGTAGGCGGACCGACGGTCCTGATCGAGTACGGGTCCATACGCCTGCTGACCGATCCCACCTTCGATGCGCCAGGCCATTACCAGTTGCCCTCCCTCTCGTTCGAGAAAACGTCCGGTCCCGCGTTGACCAGGGATGAAGTCGGTCGCCTGGACGCCGTGCTGCTTAGCCACGACCAGCATATCGACAACCTGGATATCTCTGGGCGCGCGATGCTGGGCAGCGTGGGCAAGACCTTCACCACGCAGGCGGGCGCGCAACGGCTGGGCGGCAACGCGATCGGCCTGGCGCCTTACGAGACCTGCACCTTGCACGGCGCCGGCGGCGAAACGCTGCTGGTGACCGCCACGCCAGCCCGGCATGGCCCCATCGGGATCGAACCGATCTCGGGCGACGTCGTGGGCTTCGCGCTGGGCCGCCAACAGCCTGGCGATCTGCTGTACGTGACGGGCGACACCGTCTGGTACGAAGGCACGGCCGAGGTGGCGCGCCGCTTCGATCCCAAGGTCGTGGTTCTGTTCACCGGTGCGGCCGAACCACGCGGCCGCTTCCACATGACGATGGGCAGCGAGGGCGCCATCGAAGCCGCCCATGCCTTTCCCAATGCGGCCCTGGTATCCGCGCATTCCGAAGGCTGGATGCATTTCCGCGAAAGCCAGGAACAACTGGCCGACGTTTTCCAGAAGCTGAATCTTGCCGGCCGCCTGACGCCCTTCGACAAGGGCACGCCGGTACGCTTTCCCATCCCGGCCTGA
- a CDS encoding LysR family transcriptional regulator: MAEKKRTEVDWQDIRVFLALGRHGSLSGAARALSVNHATIARRIQSLEATLGEKLVERRPEGYILTPAGTRTLAAAGDMEAAVHTLGRGGEDDAIKGLVRVNAPPALSLGFLAERLAALPVSHPGLDIDLATDLRPVSLERREADIAIRLGRPTDGGFIARRLGSMAYGWYGAPAICERVEADGDPVFVGFDEVNTDIPEAVWLARTHPAARIAFKANNHVAQAAAARAGAGLALLPHYIGRGEPALRQCRLEPVPEPREIYVLTRGQDRNNSAIRFVVDHLLRVFADERTLFEN; the protein is encoded by the coding sequence ATGGCTGAGAAAAAACGCACAGAGGTCGATTGGCAGGACATACGCGTCTTCCTGGCGCTGGGCCGCCATGGCAGCCTGTCGGGCGCCGCGCGCGCGCTGTCGGTCAACCACGCGACCATCGCGCGCCGCATCCAGTCGCTGGAAGCGACGCTGGGCGAAAAGCTGGTCGAGCGTCGTCCGGAAGGCTACATACTGACGCCGGCCGGCACGCGCACGCTGGCGGCGGCCGGCGACATGGAAGCCGCCGTCCATACCTTGGGCCGCGGCGGTGAAGACGACGCGATCAAGGGCCTGGTCCGCGTCAACGCGCCGCCGGCCTTGTCGCTGGGATTCCTCGCCGAGCGCCTCGCGGCGCTCCCGGTATCGCATCCCGGCCTGGATATCGACCTGGCCACGGATCTGCGTCCGGTCAGCCTGGAACGCCGTGAAGCGGACATCGCCATCCGCCTCGGAAGGCCGACGGATGGCGGCTTCATCGCCCGGCGACTGGGCAGCATGGCCTACGGCTGGTACGGCGCGCCGGCGATCTGCGAGCGTGTCGAAGCGGACGGGGACCCGGTCTTCGTCGGTTTCGACGAAGTCAACACCGATATCCCGGAAGCCGTATGGCTGGCGCGCACGCACCCTGCCGCGCGCATCGCATTCAAGGCCAACAACCATGTCGCCCAGGCTGCCGCCGCGCGCGCGGGCGCGGGACTGGCCCTGCTGCCGCACTACATCGGTCGCGGCGAGCCCGCGCTGCGGCAATGCCGGCTGGAGCCGGTACCCGAGCCGCGGGAGATCTACGTCCTGACCCGGGGTCAGGATCGCAACAACTCGGCGATCAGGTTCGTCGTCGATCACCTGCTGCGTGTGTTCGCCGACGAGCGGACCTTGTTCGAAAACTGA
- a CDS encoding TonB-dependent receptor encodes MKQLTPIAAAVLALFAAPVAAIAQQAAAPGTPAPATPAAPTATLDTVHVNGDAPSDDFNTQQSALPRLGVDLHDVPQSVTVVNKALMQSQGATSLQDALRNVAGITLGAAEGGTIGNNIYLNGFSARTDIYLDGFRDRAQYYRDTFDLDEVEVLMGPSSMLFGRGSTGGVINQVSKKPKLADFTDVTGSVTTNGLVRSTVDTNMQLSETSAFRFNGMTQNGDATTRDQSHVKDFGAAPSFKFGIGTPTEVTLSALLQHNDDMPDYGVQSVNGHPAGVSRNTAYGFHDDRTMQDIAMLNASVQHKFTPDTVLRNQTQYNNVRTDARETAPQAVGTLGPKGFQQLPAGNVTNLPLDDLWILQQSHDRVIHDESIFNQTELSTKFDTGSIKHTLLTGVELGHDHYSNQAYSRTGTCDGFTLNSGFVGCTQMVDPQHTSADLPEVPGNFATGSANTVGIYANDTVELTKQFKLVGGLRWDRYEATVTNSVPRSTTPANADQTVHYTSVRGGAIWQPSDWQSYYISYGTSFNPSLEQLTATVGQDTLEPEKNRSYEAGGKWDLFDGNLSLNSAVFQIKKENARTQISPGVYELDGTVRVNGVRAGASGHLTRQWQLYAAYTYLDAEITSAKDGTEGNTPANTPKNTFNFWSTYQFLQNWEVGGGAVYTSSRYAANTDAVQVGGYTRWDGTLAWHQPKYDVRLNLFNIFDKKYYDALIPSDGGRAVPGTGRTAMLTVSYHIQ; translated from the coding sequence ATGAAACAGCTGACCCCGATCGCCGCCGCAGTCCTGGCCCTGTTCGCCGCGCCCGTCGCGGCCATCGCGCAGCAAGCCGCGGCGCCCGGGACGCCGGCGCCCGCCACCCCCGCGGCGCCCACCGCGACGCTGGACACCGTCCATGTGAACGGTGATGCCCCATCCGACGACTTCAACACCCAGCAATCCGCGCTGCCGCGCCTGGGCGTCGATCTGCATGACGTGCCGCAATCCGTCACGGTGGTGAACAAGGCGCTGATGCAGTCGCAGGGCGCGACATCCTTGCAGGACGCGCTGCGCAACGTCGCCGGCATCACGCTGGGCGCGGCCGAAGGCGGCACGATAGGCAACAACATCTACCTGAACGGCTTCTCGGCGCGTACCGACATCTACCTGGACGGCTTTCGCGATCGCGCGCAGTACTACCGCGACACCTTCGACCTCGATGAAGTGGAAGTGCTGATGGGGCCATCGTCCATGCTGTTCGGCCGTGGCTCCACCGGCGGCGTGATCAACCAGGTCAGCAAGAAACCCAAGCTGGCGGACTTCACCGACGTCACCGGATCCGTCACGACCAACGGCCTGGTGCGTTCGACTGTCGATACCAACATGCAGTTGTCGGAGACATCGGCCTTCCGCTTCAACGGCATGACGCAGAACGGCGACGCGACCACGCGCGACCAATCGCATGTGAAGGATTTCGGCGCGGCGCCTTCGTTCAAGTTCGGCATCGGCACGCCGACCGAAGTCACCTTGTCCGCATTGCTGCAGCACAACGACGACATGCCCGACTACGGCGTGCAGTCCGTCAACGGCCATCCGGCGGGTGTCAGCCGCAATACGGCGTACGGTTTCCACGATGACCGGACCATGCAGGACATCGCGATGCTCAATGCATCGGTGCAGCACAAATTCACGCCGGACACCGTGCTGCGCAACCAGACGCAGTACAACAACGTGCGCACCGATGCCCGGGAGACCGCGCCGCAGGCCGTGGGCACGCTGGGTCCCAAGGGTTTCCAGCAACTGCCCGCCGGCAACGTCACCAACCTGCCGCTGGACGATTTGTGGATCCTGCAGCAAAGCCATGACCGCGTCATCCATGACGAGTCCATCTTCAATCAGACCGAACTGAGCACCAAGTTCGATACCGGTTCGATCAAGCACACCCTGCTGACCGGCGTGGAGCTGGGCCACGACCACTACAGCAACCAGGCCTATTCGCGCACCGGCACCTGCGACGGATTTACCTTGAACAGCGGTTTCGTGGGCTGCACGCAGATGGTTGACCCGCAGCACACGTCCGCGGACCTGCCGGAAGTGCCCGGCAACTTCGCCACGGGCTCGGCCAATACGGTGGGCATCTACGCCAACGACACCGTCGAACTGACCAAGCAGTTCAAGCTGGTGGGCGGCCTGCGCTGGGACCGTTATGAAGCCACTGTCACCAACTCCGTGCCGCGCAGCACGACGCCCGCCAATGCCGACCAGACGGTGCACTACACCAGCGTGCGGGGCGGCGCGATCTGGCAGCCCAGCGATTGGCAGTCGTACTACATCTCATACGGCACGTCCTTCAATCCGTCGCTGGAGCAGCTGACCGCGACGGTCGGCCAGGACACCCTGGAGCCGGAAAAGAACCGCTCCTACGAGGCGGGCGGCAAATGGGATCTGTTCGACGGCAACCTGTCGCTGAACTCGGCGGTCTTCCAGATCAAGAAGGAGAACGCGCGCACCCAGATCAGTCCTGGTGTGTACGAGCTGGACGGGACGGTGCGGGTGAACGGCGTACGGGCCGGGGCATCCGGGCATCTGACCAGGCAGTGGCAGCTGTATGCCGCCTACACGTATCTGGATGCCGAGATCACTTCGGCCAAGGACGGCACGGAAGGCAACACGCCGGCCAACACGCCCAAGAACACGTTCAACTTCTGGAGCACGTACCAGTTCCTGCAGAACTGGGAGGTGGGCGGCGGCGCGGTGTATACGTCCTCGCGCTACGCGGCCAACACCGACGCCGTGCAGGTCGGCGGGTATACCCGCTGGGACGGCACGCTGGCCTGGCACCAGCCCAAGTACGATGTGCGGCTGAACCTGTTCAATATCTTCGACAAAAAATACTACGATGCGCTGATCCCGTCCGATGGCGGCCGCGCGGTGCCGGGCACCGGACGCACCGCCATGTTGACGGTGAGTTATCACATTCAATAG
- a CDS encoding Fe2+-dependent dioxygenase yields the protein MLITIPKVLDATQVQAIRGLLDNAGDAWVDGRVSAGYQGAAVKHNQQIDERSEVAHRVQQIVLGAVERNPAFISAVLPNVAYPPMINRYGEGMTFGAHVDGGVRIHPHTGRKVRTDVSITLFLSNASEYDGGELQVHDTYGLQSVKLDAGDMVVYPATSLHQVTPITRGVRLGCFFWVQSLIREDSRRSLLYDLDNAIQRLNQTQADPVARSKLVGCYHNLLREWSET from the coding sequence GTGCTGATCACCATCCCGAAAGTCCTCGACGCCACGCAGGTCCAGGCCATCCGCGGCCTGCTCGACAACGCCGGCGACGCATGGGTCGACGGCCGTGTATCAGCCGGCTACCAGGGCGCCGCCGTCAAGCACAACCAGCAGATCGACGAACGTTCCGAAGTCGCGCACCGCGTGCAGCAGATCGTCCTCGGCGCCGTGGAACGCAACCCCGCCTTCATCAGCGCGGTCCTGCCCAACGTGGCCTACCCGCCGATGATCAACCGCTACGGGGAAGGCATGACCTTCGGCGCCCACGTCGACGGCGGCGTGCGCATCCACCCGCACACCGGCCGCAAAGTCCGCACCGACGTGTCCATCACGCTATTCCTGAGCAATGCGTCCGAATACGACGGCGGCGAGCTGCAGGTGCACGATACCTACGGCTTGCAAAGCGTCAAGCTCGACGCCGGCGACATGGTGGTCTACCCGGCCACCAGCCTGCACCAGGTCACCCCCATCACGCGCGGCGTGCGCCTGGGCTGTTTCTTCTGGGTGCAAAGCCTGATCCGCGAGGATTCCCGTCGCAGCCTGCTCTATGACCTGGATAACGCCATCCAGCGCCTGAACCAGACCCAGGCCGATCCCGTCGCGCGCAGCAAGCTGGTGGGCTGCTATCACAACCTGCTGCGGGAGTGGAGCGAGACCTGA
- a CDS encoding MbcA/ParS/Xre antitoxin family protein, with translation MGGKSALGLARLLGIAQSIVANSTAPEAQNFDAVAWLGQWLDSPQPALGGRKPGDLIDTPTGVDVVARLLGALESGAYQ, from the coding sequence ATGGGTGGCAAATCGGCGCTCGGATTGGCCCGCCTTTTAGGCATTGCCCAATCTATCGTCGCAAACTCCACGGCACCGGAAGCCCAAAACTTCGATGCGGTCGCCTGGCTAGGTCAATGGCTGGATAGCCCTCAACCCGCACTTGGCGGACGCAAGCCTGGAGACCTCATTGATACTCCGACAGGAGTGGACGTGGTCGCCCGCCTCCTAGGCGCTCTCGAAAGTGGGGCGTATCAGTGA
- a CDS encoding RES domain-containing protein: MICPVPAPHIPEGGLPLNRFLIEIDVPEPVWRARAVAGLAELPPAWCAIPAGRASAAVGSQWLRQGYTAILVVPSVVVPEEGVTLINPSHALAHQFKVRVVRQFQYNRLFR; encoded by the coding sequence ATGATATGTCCGGTGCCGGCGCCGCATATTCCCGAGGGCGGACTTCCTCTGAATCGGTTCTTGATTGAAATCGATGTACCTGAGCCGGTTTGGCGTGCCAGGGCGGTTGCCGGCCTCGCCGAGCTACCTCCTGCGTGGTGTGCCATCCCCGCGGGCCGAGCCAGTGCGGCTGTGGGGTCGCAATGGCTGCGCCAAGGGTACACGGCGATCCTGGTTGTGCCATCGGTAGTCGTGCCGGAAGAAGGTGTCACCTTGATCAACCCGTCGCACGCGCTGGCACACCAGTTCAAGGTACGGGTCGTTCGCCAGTTTCAATACAACAGGCTGTTTCGCTAG
- a CDS encoding NAD(P)-dependent oxidoreductase, with the protein MSTSTTRTVGIAGLGLMGSASAQRLALAGFELRGYDVDPARCAQFANTGEPARAAVQSLADLAVQCDAIVLAVFDTEQVEQALFGPTGIVQAAKAPAQSAARSAAQSAKVAVEAAARAAGRMPTIVCISTCDPDRIAAVAQRCAAQGVPFVESPISGTSATLAKGEAVGLVAGRDQDLALAAPVLDALCARRYAMGAPGNAARAKLAVNLVLGLNRAALAEGLQFAGQLGLDPQEFLSVLTGSAAYSRVMEVKGPAMAQRRFDPPQSRVDQSLKDFRLILEQGQSRSQRLPFAEVYVRMLEDCVAHGEAQFDNAAIIEAIARLRG; encoded by the coding sequence ATGAGTACTTCAACGACACGGACGGTCGGCATCGCCGGACTGGGACTGATGGGGTCCGCCAGCGCGCAGCGTCTGGCCCTGGCGGGCTTCGAGCTGAGAGGATATGACGTGGACCCGGCCCGTTGCGCGCAGTTCGCCAATACGGGCGAGCCAGCCCGCGCGGCGGTGCAATCGCTGGCGGATCTGGCGGTGCAATGCGACGCCATCGTGTTGGCGGTGTTCGACACGGAGCAGGTCGAGCAGGCGCTGTTCGGACCGACGGGCATCGTGCAGGCCGCGAAGGCCCCGGCGCAATCGGCGGCACGATCGGCAGCGCAATCGGCCAAGGTCGCGGTGGAAGCGGCCGCGCGGGCCGCTGGTCGCATGCCCACGATCGTCTGCATCAGCACCTGCGATCCCGACCGCATCGCGGCCGTGGCGCAGCGTTGCGCGGCGCAGGGCGTACCGTTCGTCGAATCGCCGATCTCCGGCACCAGCGCAACGCTCGCCAAGGGCGAGGCGGTCGGCCTGGTGGCGGGACGCGATCAGGATCTGGCGCTGGCCGCGCCCGTGCTGGACGCCTTGTGCGCGCGCCGCTATGCGATGGGCGCGCCAGGCAACGCCGCGCGTGCGAAGCTGGCCGTCAACCTGGTGCTGGGCCTGAACCGCGCCGCCCTGGCCGAAGGCCTGCAATTTGCTGGGCAGCTGGGCCTGGATCCACAGGAATTCCTGTCCGTACTGACGGGCTCAGCCGCCTATTCGCGCGTGATGGAAGTCAAGGGCCCCGCGATGGCGCAACGCCGTTTCGACCCGCCGCAAAGCCGTGTGGACCAAAGCCTGAAGGACTTCCGCCTGATCCTGGAACAAGGCCAGTCCCGCAGCCAGCGCCTGCCCTTCGCCGAAGTCTACGTGCGCATGCTGGAAGACTGCGTCGCGCACGGCGAAGCGCAATTCGACAATGCCGCTATCATTGAGGCGATAGCTCGGTTACGCGGCTAA
- a CDS encoding Bug family tripartite tricarboxylate transporter substrate binding protein, whose product MTTRKLGMLLAGLTLASGAASAQSTWPNKPIQVIVPLQVGSAADVATRVVLAKMGENMKQTFIIENQAGVSGLLGAERVARAAPDGYTLGGITDSVLNYAVNLSDKVNFDPLKDFAPISQMANISWVLVVNSAYPAKDLPDLLARARAQPGKIDYATGGTGSPHHIAMELFASSAGVKFAHVPYKGATQATTDVAGGQVPMMFSAVSVALPFIKDGKLRALAQPNDKRSALLPNVPTFAEAGVKEFRFSTWLGLYAPKGTPADIVNRLNAEVVKAVADPGVRERLAGLGLDPVASTPAELGTLTREGYARVGQAIRDAGIKAQ is encoded by the coding sequence ATGACGACAAGAAAACTGGGAATGCTGCTGGCCGGCCTGACGCTGGCGAGCGGCGCGGCGTCCGCGCAATCGACCTGGCCCAACAAGCCGATCCAGGTCATCGTGCCGCTGCAGGTAGGCAGCGCGGCCGACGTGGCGACGCGCGTGGTGCTCGCCAAGATGGGCGAGAACATGAAGCAGACGTTCATCATCGAGAACCAGGCGGGCGTGTCAGGGCTGCTGGGCGCCGAGCGCGTGGCGCGCGCCGCGCCGGATGGCTACACGCTGGGCGGCATCACGGACAGCGTGCTGAACTATGCGGTGAACCTGAGCGACAAGGTGAACTTCGACCCGCTGAAGGATTTCGCGCCGATCAGCCAGATGGCGAATATCTCGTGGGTGCTGGTGGTGAACAGCGCCTACCCCGCCAAGGACCTGCCCGACCTGCTGGCGCGAGCGCGCGCGCAGCCGGGCAAGATCGACTACGCGACGGGCGGCACGGGCAGCCCGCATCACATCGCGATGGAGCTGTTCGCGTCGAGCGCCGGGGTGAAGTTCGCACACGTCCCCTACAAGGGGGCGACGCAGGCGACCACGGATGTGGCGGGCGGCCAGGTGCCGATGATGTTCTCGGCGGTGTCGGTGGCCCTGCCCTTCATCAAGGACGGAAAATTGCGTGCACTGGCGCAGCCCAACGACAAGCGTTCGGCGCTGCTGCCCAATGTGCCGACCTTCGCCGAGGCGGGGGTGAAGGAGTTCCGCTTCTCGACATGGCTGGGCCTGTATGCGCCCAAAGGGACGCCGGCCGACATCGTGAATCGCCTGAACGCGGAGGTCGTCAAGGCCGTGGCGGATCCGGGTGTGCGGGAGCGCCTGGCCGGACTCGGGCTCGATCCGGTGGCGTCCACGCCGGCGGAGCTGGGCACGTTGACGCGCGAAGGCTATGCGCGCGTCGGGCAGGCCATACGCGACGCAGGGATCAAGGCGCAATGA
- a CDS encoding TRAP transporter substrate-binding protein, which produces MSSTAKSSDAQWRGRQFHYQPVASHVHPFLVDLWDAVREETSGRLDIEVVADNGGLKKSHLEIVDAVIAGDIQFYALMGSILGPLAPAMNVQSLPFAFRDNDDVYRAMDGALGDALRADLAARGLYLMPHGLMENGFRHIATTGRVINDASDLEGLSIRIPEGKVFEETFRTLGADPVPLFVLELYDALKTGKLQAQENPLAIIDSLRLHEVVTHVSMTSHMWSGFNIIGNLPFWNALPEDVREIVLRNVKLHVGRQRSHTIALNEDLARTLRERGLRFNTADTDSFRRKLAGGFYRQWKDELGTRIWDLLEAEVGKLG; this is translated from the coding sequence ATGAGCAGCACAGCGAAGTCCTCGGACGCACAGTGGCGCGGGCGCCAGTTTCACTACCAGCCGGTCGCCAGCCACGTGCATCCCTTTCTGGTGGACCTGTGGGATGCGGTCCGCGAAGAAACCTCGGGCCGGCTCGACATCGAGGTCGTCGCCGACAACGGCGGGCTGAAGAAGTCGCATCTGGAAATCGTCGACGCCGTGATCGCCGGAGACATCCAGTTCTATGCCCTGATGGGCAGCATACTGGGGCCGCTGGCGCCGGCGATGAACGTGCAGAGCCTGCCCTTCGCCTTCCGCGACAACGATGACGTGTACCGCGCCATGGATGGCGCGTTGGGCGATGCGCTGCGGGCGGATCTGGCGGCGCGCGGCCTGTACCTGATGCCCCATGGGCTGATGGAGAACGGCTTTCGCCATATCGCCACCACCGGCCGCGTGATCAATGACGCCAGCGATCTGGAAGGCCTGTCGATACGCATCCCCGAAGGCAAGGTGTTCGAGGAGACCTTCCGCACGCTGGGCGCCGATCCCGTTCCCCTGTTCGTGCTGGAACTGTACGACGCGCTGAAGACGGGCAAGCTGCAGGCGCAGGAAAATCCGCTGGCCATCATCGATTCGCTGCGCCTGCACGAGGTGGTGACGCACGTATCGATGACCTCGCATATGTGGTCCGGTTTCAACATCATCGGGAATCTGCCCTTCTGGAACGCATTGCCCGAGGACGTGCGCGAGATCGTCCTGCGCAACGTCAAGCTGCACGTCGGCCGCCAGCGCAGCCACACCATCGCCTTGAACGAGGATCTGGCCCGGACGCTGCGCGAACGCGGCCTGCGGTTCAACACGGCGGATACCGACAGTTTCCGGCGCAAGCTGGCTGGCGGTTTCTACCGGCAGTGGAAGGATGAACTCGGTACGCGCATCTGGGATCTGCTGGAAGCGGAAGTCGGCAAGCTGGGCTGA
- a CDS encoding Bug family tripartite tricarboxylate transporter substrate binding protein: MHPYTLAHRSLRAVLALSLSGGMAAALSPGLARAQAYPQRAVTLVTPLATGSASDLALRIVAERLATPLGQSIVVENQTGASGAIGAEKVARAAPDGYTLCGCNNAILSVLPHVRKVSYDPATQFRPVGMVAVLPTVLVVNPALPVKTVRELTDYVKANPGKVSYATGGVGSPQHIAMAMFEAGSGIKMMHVPYKGASPAAVGVAGGEAQVMFNAIGTVLPLIKAGKLRPIAVAGAQRTAILPDLPTVAESGVPGYDYASWIGIVAPAATPDAVVERLSKELMQVLKAPATVAKLAENGIDPLVMTPQEMAKYMADDSRRMATVVKQAGMETE, translated from the coding sequence ATGCACCCCTACACGTTGGCCCATCGGTCGCTGCGCGCCGTGCTGGCCCTGTCATTGTCGGGCGGCATGGCCGCCGCGCTGTCGCCGGGCCTGGCGCGGGCGCAGGCTTACCCGCAACGCGCCGTCACGCTGGTGACGCCGCTGGCCACCGGCAGCGCTTCCGACCTGGCCTTGCGTATCGTGGCCGAACGCCTGGCGACGCCGCTGGGGCAGTCCATCGTCGTCGAAAACCAGACCGGCGCCTCCGGCGCGATCGGCGCGGAAAAAGTGGCGCGCGCAGCGCCGGACGGCTACACGCTGTGCGGCTGCAACAACGCCATCCTGAGCGTGCTGCCGCACGTCCGCAAGGTCAGCTACGACCCCGCCACGCAATTCCGGCCGGTCGGCATGGTGGCCGTGCTGCCGACCGTGCTGGTGGTGAACCCTGCCCTGCCGGTGAAGACCGTGCGCGAATTGACCGACTACGTGAAAGCGAATCCGGGCAAGGTCTCTTATGCGACCGGCGGCGTCGGCAGTCCGCAGCACATCGCCATGGCGATGTTCGAGGCGGGCTCCGGCATCAAGATGATGCACGTCCCGTACAAGGGCGCGAGCCCGGCGGCGGTCGGCGTGGCCGGCGGCGAGGCGCAGGTGATGTTCAACGCCATCGGCACCGTGCTGCCGCTGATCAAGGCCGGCAAGCTGCGGCCCATCGCGGTGGCCGGCGCGCAGCGCACGGCCATCCTGCCGGACCTGCCCACGGTGGCGGAATCGGGCGTCCCGGGCTACGACTATGCGTCCTGGATAGGCATCGTGGCGCCGGCGGCGACGCCGGACGCCGTGGTGGAGCGTTTGTCGAAGGAATTGATGCAGGTGCTCAAGGCGCCCGCCACGGTGGCGAAGCTGGCGGAAAACGGCATCGACCCGCTGGTGATGACGCCGCAGGAAATGGCCAAGTACATGGCCGACGACAGCCGCCGCATGGCGACGGTGGTCAAACAGGCAGGCATGGAGACGGAATGA
- a CDS encoding SDR family NAD(P)-dependent oxidoreductase has translation MPIYPELSGRSVVITGSAGGIGEKAARAFHAQGAWVFLMDIQEDAVRSIASSLGERAMGLGVDITDETQVRQAFDAVLSAGHGLDVLVNCAGGYRKLLTVEQMDLEEWERTVALNLRSVFLCCRAAIAPLKQSRAGRIINVTSISGRTVHAASSPAYGAAKAGVTQLTRFLAYELGPHGITANTIAPLTTVTPRVAALRSKEDLDRIAAQVPLRRLATSDDHVAAMLYLASDGASFVSGVNLDTNGARVML, from the coding sequence ATGCCGATCTATCCAGAGCTGTCGGGCCGCAGCGTCGTCATCACCGGCTCGGCCGGTGGCATCGGGGAAAAGGCGGCGCGCGCCTTCCATGCCCAGGGTGCCTGGGTATTCCTGATGGACATCCAGGAGGATGCCGTGCGGTCCATCGCCAGTTCGCTGGGCGAGCGCGCAATGGGCCTGGGCGTGGACATCACCGATGAGACGCAGGTGCGGCAGGCCTTCGATGCCGTGCTGTCCGCCGGGCATGGACTGGACGTGCTGGTGAACTGCGCCGGCGGCTACCGCAAGCTGCTGACGGTGGAGCAGATGGACCTGGAGGAATGGGAGCGCACCGTGGCGCTGAACCTGCGCAGCGTCTTCCTGTGCTGCCGTGCCGCGATCGCGCCGCTGAAGCAGTCGCGGGCAGGCCGCATCATCAACGTCACGTCGATCTCCGGCCGTACGGTACATGCGGCGTCGTCGCCCGCGTATGGCGCCGCCAAGGCCGGCGTGACGCAGCTTACGCGCTTCCTGGCCTATGAGCTGGGCCCCCACGGCATTACCGCCAATACGATCGCGCCGCTGACCACGGTGACACCGCGCGTGGCCGCGCTGCGTTCCAAGGAAGACCTGGATCGCATCGCGGCGCAGGTGCCGCTGCGCCGGCTCGCGACGTCCGACGACCACGTGGCCGCGATGCTCTATCTGGCTTCCGACGGCGCGTCCTTCGTATCGGGCGTGAACCTGGACACCAACGGAGCACGAGTCATGTTGTAG